The DNA sequence tataaatgcacatattagtggaaatagcatacaaaaatgcattcaatgtggggaaattgctttgcagaaatgtgcatgttaggaAAAATTGCATGCAACAATGTGCATATTAAGGGAAATTTGTACTAAAGTGCTttcgaattttcatgagggcttgtttttgtttttaactgcaaactgttgtgaaaatgtggagagctgaacttaagattggggaaaaatgagaaactgaaattgacccaTTTGCCTAtctctagggatgatgggagtctgaCAACAGGTGCTCCACCTCCTGATATAATATATTTCAAGACTCTGTGtgtgtagaattggaaaggggagtGTTAATAGAGCTGGAAAACAAAAGTTAGGAAGTTTGCCTTGTGTTACGCAGATTGGCTGATGGTGCTCAACAGCTGGACTTCTCAAAGACTAGGAAATACCTGAAAGGTTTGTACCTCTTCCCCAACCCAAGCTAAGGTTGATGTGGTCTAGATGTTTTCATGAAAAGGACAGACTTCCCTTTGAGATAGAGGAAGACACAGAGAGCTGAGCTTCAGCTCTGCAAGCATCATAGGGTGCCGGTGACTGTCTCTCTATGGACTTTGGCTGTCTCCTGGAGTGTTCAACCTGTGCTTCCAATGATAGTCAACccatatatatgtaaataagtgAAAATATTATGACAAGCCTCCAGGGACGTCCATCCAAAGGGGTTTGAGCATGGGCAAGGGCTGCACTCCAGGAGCTTCTCATCAGTTAGAGAAGTGGGATGAGCATAACAATATGATGCCCTTCTTAAAGGCATAGGAGCCTCTGTCGGGGACAAATAATCAGTGATGGGGAGAACATTTCAAAAGCAGATCAAGTGATCCACATGGGCAAGACCTCTCAGTCTGCGCTGCAACTAAGATCTAGCTATCTCCTGCATGTTCCTAGCACTTCCAGATGCTGAAGAGACATCACATGCATGATCTAATTTTAATCCTTACAACAGTCCTGCAAAGGTAAGTCCACATTGCACCCCCATATTGCAGTTGgagaggctgaggctgaggcccAAGATCGGTTCGTGGTGGAGGTGAGAGTGAAACCGTGGAATTCCTCATTTGCACCTCGACGTCTTGCCCAATGCACCGTGCTCTTCATAGTTCCCAATAGGGGAGGGTCTTCTTACGTTTTTAACTTGAACATTTCCATCTGTCAGGGACCTTATTGCAGTCTCCAGTTGCAGTCAGAACTTCCTTACCTTGGTGGCTCAGACTTTTAATAGGTTCCTGACACTTTAAAAAACTATTTCTGCTTCTGTGCAGCCTGAcatagtgccggatttacgtataaactaaacaagctatagcttagggccccactctcttgggggcccccaaaaaaaattaaagaaaaaaacctggatgtacattccaaaatataagataaaaaaacaaataaaataaaacctacatacagcaacagtgttttgtgttgtgtaggctcctatgatgtaagtaatggtccccacctgctagcctgctccctaaaatatcactggtttgctcatttccatagctgtcaaccttcccttttttgtgggaaatccccctatcagtactatactatagactatagtactgataggggaatttcccgcaaataaagggaaggttgacagctgtgctcatttctatatataggatgcctaaattctgcatggactggttgcatctaggcccataaattaccatgtagcatacattcaacacaaaaaacagtgacaatttgttgttcacaaagaacagctggacctataaagggccccattaccttcagtagcttaggcccTCATCAAACCTGAATCCGGCCcatctaaaacagggatggggacaCTTTTGGAGGCCGCATGCCAAtagtgggtgggaccagaggcaagaGCGGGTGGAGCAATGAACATAAATTTTACCTTGGCGcaggaggctagtttctacacccactcacacacccttctctgtccgccatccaggcaagcaaaagtaaTTTGGACACAATCCAACCTTGCAAACACACTCGAGAATGTgaagcaaggctggtgagggggtgtggcctgggaaggtaGGGTATTAATTTACGAAGACCTGCACAACATAGGTCCAGGGTACTGCTTCATATGCCAGCATGATCGCTGAGATCACCTGCAGGGACATCACTGGTGGTTCTCCAAGTTTGCGAGGTTTATCTGAAAACAGCAAGAAACTTTCGTGCCATTGGCACTGTCCTGCGGAATGTCGTGCCAACAGAGAATTCAGAAGGAGCCTTTGCTTTGAACCTGCCAACATTTTCTGCGCTGCCAAATTTATGCAGTAATTGCTATTGCACTGTAAGCTCTGTGGAGAACTCCAGCTGATTTAGGGACAGTGCATTTTGTTAAGAGGACAACCTGTTGTGTTCCATCCACACTAGTGGGAGTGACCAGGTCTGCATTGTTTTGGACTAATGTATGGATGTGAATGCAATTCTCTTTGTGGTTCCACTactccaaatgttgcaatgtaGCTCTCggctcaaacatttttttttaaagcacattttgtcCGAAAATATGTTCCAAAACACATATTTAAGTATATAGATGCTCCATAACAGTTGAGTAAACATAGAGTGGCAATTATAGAGTGAACACCAAGTGTGGCAATAGTTGGCAGGATAATATCGATGAACAGCAGAGCTTATTGAATGGAAGATGTGAATGTTCTCTCAGAGCTTATGAAATGGGAATGGGACTGTTCCTTGGGGCTGCAGCCCTGCATCCAATTGTGTATGCACATAAGAATGAAAGGGAAAGTATGAATGCAAAGCCAGGGCGGGTATTTTCTTTAAATCAACATAATAAAGTGTATTAGTATACTGCATTTTCTTGGTAATCTCCTCCCTCTTAAAACAAGGTCATTCCACAATCACATGGACTTCTCCAAACAGGGACACTGTGTCCTAAACCCTGTCTTAATTTCCCCTCTTACACCCATTCTCATTCACTCCATTAACTTATAACACATACAAATACTGTCCCCCTAATACAACACAATGAGAAATGGGTGGTATAGCCAAACTAATGTTcattttcagcagaaaaaaataGCTTAGAGTCAGCCTTGGGTAGTGCCTGGTCAAACTTTGCCAAAGGTGGAACATCCTTCACcagcaaaggaaggaaaaaactGATGTGCAAGGGGGACAATTGATTGCCAGGGTCTTTTTCCTGAAGCTTTTCCCTCCTCTGATTTCAGGGTCTTTTGGCTGAAGCTTTTTCTTCCGTCGAGGTTCATCACGAATTCTGATTGATCGTCTCCCGGATCCATGGCACGACACAGCACACTTTCGCATACACACCTGGGTTCCCTCTCTGCGCGCACACTTGTGTTCCCCAAGAAACCACACCTTCGAGTTGCCCGCCGCAGGTGAGTGGGCCCCCAGAGTCTCCCTGCATGGAGGAATGGaagaagttttcagcaggtgcacATTTCCATTCTGTGTGTCCCTTGGTGCTACTTAAACTCAGTTAAATGGACTGCTTTGTTTTGCATAACATAGCAAGCATACTTGGGTCTGTTATGTTCACCAGGGGAGAGccgttgctcagtggcagagtgtagTTTTGTGCGCTTGAGGTTTCACATTCAGTCTGGTCAGAGTGGTTGGTGGGGCTGCTTACCTGCCTTCCCAGTGCTGAGGCCTATAACCAAGGGGGAGAGGGTAGGAAGGACAGTGCAGTGCAGGTGCAGTGCACGTGCAACAGCAGAGCGAATTCAGTGCACCTCACTTacctccctgccaccttgccCCTCTCCTTCTTGGCTGCTAGCAGTGACCTCCTGCTTTGGGGAAGTACTAGAAGAAAAATAGTACTAGAAGAAGTTGTCCTCTGAATTCTGAATATGGTTCTCCATgcaaaaatgtacagtggtacctctggttacgaacttaaatcgttctggaggtctgttcttaacctgaaaccattcttaacctgaggtaccactttagctaatggggcctcctcctaCTGCtgccctgctgccgccgcgcaatttctgttctcatcctggggcagtttgtaacctgaagtgtctgtaacccgaggtaccactgtaccaaaatgtgcactaaaaacgcatattttaggataaaatgtgcacaaaatctTCCAAAAGAAATAAGCTGCCCATACTGGTTCCTTAGTTTGTTTTGACCCTACAGAAGAGGTAAGCAACATACTATCCTGTAGTTAATATCCACCTGCCAAGAccttttctttctgaaaagcTTTCCCCATTGACCCTTTTCTTTCATAAAACCTACAAGTAAGTTGCGTGGCACAGTGGGATTTGGTGGAGTGGGTGCACCTCTGGTGCCCATCGGTTGCTGATCTCTGCTTAGAGACCTAAACACAGATTTGCTATCTAAttaggggggttattgggttgttgtttttatttgatgatatattttgtggttttatgttatgattttgttctgtgagctaccctgagacctccgggtatattgggtggtatataaattctaattctaattctaattctaataataatacagttgtatcttggtttttgaacgcctTATGcatcgaacgttttggctcccgaatgtcacaaacctggaagtgactgttccgatttgcgaactatttttggaagccgaacgtccggcagggcttccacggcttctgattagcttcaggagcttcctgtagccaatcagacactgtgcttttgtttttgaagattttggaagtcaaacagacttctggagcacattcagttcgacttccaagttacgactgtaatagtaataaatcccatacattaaaaataaataaatgcagagtgATGCAGAAATGGGAGGGAACAGGCtaataaatgaaaatatgtgAATCTGGCAGGGACCAAAAACAGATTGATCTGTCCATGCTTATGACCCTAACCCTTTTTCAACCTCTCAAAAGGTGTAGTCCGTCTTCACATCAGCCCTCCTCTCACCTGGCAAGAGTCTGTGCCTCCTTCCTGTACTCCAGCACACACCATGTATGGTGTAATAGCACCACGATACGCCATATTACACTGTGGTGTTGGGACAACGTTGACATCTGCACACTGTAGCTGAGCTGGAAGCTGAGCTGGAAGATATATGTAGAGTACCGAAAGGTCAgtcagtggtggtggtgttgaaaCAGAAAAAAAGTGCAAGCAGACAGTAAGCGATGCTAAAAAAATACTTTGAAGAACACATTGCTGAAAACGTCAATACCAACAACAAGAAGTCCTTTAGATATGTTAGTAGCAGGAAACCATCCAGGGAAGCAGTTGGACCCTTGGATGACAAGGGAGTCAAAGGAGTTGCAAATGAGGATAAAGAGATTGCAGAGAAGCTAAATGGTtcatttgcatctgtcttcacaatGGAGGATATAGGACAGATTCCAGTGCCTGAACTAACCTTTGCAGGAGGCAAGTCTGACAAACCAAGACAGATATTTGTGACGAGAGATGTGTattccaggttttgttttgtcttttgtcctgcttttgttacaCTATTGTGCAAGGGCCCTAAGTTCTTAtctatatttaatttttatttctttgtacCATTTATATTGAAATAAATCtcttaagcagtttacaacataggtTGAAGCATTTTCAAtagaaaatacccccccccagtCAAATAATTCCTACTTTCTATAAGACACAATTGACAACTAAACAGTGCATCCAtgtaaacagctttaaaaaatctTCTAAATAAcaggaaataaaatattataaatgaaTTATCAACTAAAAAGTATAAAATCCACATTTTTAAATAACGTGATtgaccttctttggaggtctttaagcggaggcttgacagccatctgtcaggaatgctttgatggtgtttcctgcttggcagggggttggactggatggccctggtggtctcttccaactctatgattctatgataattagGCTAATTAGATTAATCTGCATGTTAGAGATGTACAGATCTGGTTATTTTTTTAGGAATTCGCCAGGATTTGAGTTCCTTGAGAACTCCTGGGCGGATACCATCCAGACCCAATGATTTGCCTGTGCTGACTGGgggagggctgcagctcagcactggagcatctgctttgcatgcaggtaaGGCTGGGACTGTCCTCTGTCTGacaccccggagagccactgtcaattaatgtggacagtactgagctagatagagcaaTGATCTGATTgggtacaaggcaacttcctataagCCCTATGTTCTTAGgattttaaaaagtgggtggaataatgaaaatgaaatttATCTTTGTGCAGCAGATTAGTTTCTACGCACACCATCcagataagcaagaggcattacatGAGTTGAAGGCCACATCCCGGGCAGGTGAAAACTCTGGAGAAGGGTGTGAAGCAAGCCCAGGAGAGGGATTGGCTAAGaaggggatgtggcctggggagaatcccatGGACCAGTCACAGAGGTTTTTGTCTCCCAGTCCTGAGGCTCCCCTCCCACCTTCTAAAGTTTGCAAGCTTACCTTGAGGAGATTTGATGGTGCCCCAGCCCGAGACACTGCATAGACTCCCGTCATTAGGGCTACCCGTAGGTAGGTTGATAGTCCTTACAGTTTCGGAGAGTCTGGCACAGGGACGAAGTCGGAGAAGCATGAAATCCTTGTCATTTTGTCTCCGGTTGTACCCTGGGTACACTTTAACTTCACCGATATCCAAGCACTGTTCTCCCTGTTCAACCCTCTTCAAGTTGTGCTTTCCTAAGCACACCTTCATTCTGTGTGGGGGTACAAGGCAAATGCAAAACTGAACAAAAGaatagctcaggcataggcaatcttGGCCtgctagatgttttgggactacatacCTGTAtacggtcctgtatacctgaaggagcgtctccacccccatcattcagcccggacactgagatccagtgccgagggccttctggcggttccctcactgcgagaagcaaagctacagggaaccaggcagagggccttctcggtagtggcgcccgccctgtggaacgccctcccctcacatgtcaaggagataaataactacctgacattcagaaaacacctgaaggcagcccttttcagggaagtttttaatgtgtaatatttttgtatctgatttttgttggaagccgcccagagtggctggggaaatccagccagatggacggggtacaaataataaatattattattattattattattattattattattattattattacaactcccatgatccctagctaacaggactagtggtcagggatgatgggaattgtagtcccaaaatagatAGTGCATGAGCTGTGTGAATGCTGATTACAGATTAAATCCAGCCCATGCCTCTTTGTCTAATGTGCAGGTTGCCAGGCTGTTAAAGTAAGGTTGTTGCTTGTTCCAGAGGAAACattcttccccccacctccatgtCGCTGCATCTTGCTACAGCCTTCACTTACCCAGGTCTGGGTCTACAATGGGCTGCTGAGAGCACCCAGCATGGATGCACTAAGCTTCCTCCACAATAAATGTTCCAGTTGCCTCTGCGTCCGGTTACAATGGCTGCCTGGTAGGGTCTGGACTGTTGTGGACAAACATACCCTCCAATTATTCGATCAGCTGTGCCTGGCTGGGCAaaagctgcaacaaaacaaaacaaaacaaaaactttgtgGTTATTTCCATCATGTTTTTTATACCGATGGTTTGTTTCAGGAACTAGATTTCATGTAAGCTTAATGTGGGCAagatttaaaaaattgtgaaatAATGAGACATCCTGAGTGTGTAATCTTTCCTTAACACAGATTGGTGGACCACAGGATTTCTGCTAAAAgaaggaacagaagaagctgccttagatcaagtaagaccattggtccatctagctcagtattgtctacactgatcggcagcatctctccaggatttcaggtggggaacattcccaaccctacctggagatgctggggattgaacttgggctTTTTTGCATACAAAGAAGATGCTCCATCACTGGCCTGTGGCCCTTCCCCATTCAATGACCATTCTGGACCCACACAAAAAAGTTGTtttcccaacctctgcttcacaATTCACTCATCAACATGGTTCGCCAGTGGCACCAATGCTCTTCAGAGACTTGTGAAGGCTAGGCACATACAAAAAATGCCTTGTACCAGgacagactatttgtccatctaagCACAGCATTGCCTACTCGGATGGGCAGTGGATCtctggggtctcaggcagagTTCTATCACATCACATGACATCTGCCTTCTAGTAAGAGATGCTAGGGAATCAAAGccaggacattctgcatgcaagtgTGTGCTCTGCATGCTCtactaccactgagttatggcccctCCGTTATCTCTATTCAGAAATTTCAGGTGCcccatttgtgtatgtgtgcaaaatCTGACCTACAGCAAAtgggagaggaggctgagtgaTGGGACTTGGCAGCCTTCCCTACTTCAGTAGTACTTCTAAAGATAAAGGCAGGAACTCCAATTGCAACCTGGTAGTTCTCTATCTTataacaggggtagccaatatggtgccctccacatgctgttggactacagtgcccatcatccATAGACATCAACCTTGCCAGCTGTGACTTATGGGAGACCAATAATACCCAGAGGGCATCATGTattgttggctacccctgcattaCAGTATCATAGCTTCTTCCTATACAGTGTGGGAAATAATACACATGGAGCATATAATTCTTACAACAGGAGCAATTCTTGTGGGACATTGTAGCAGTCAAAGCAACAGCTCGTTTGGGTTTGCCCAATgaacataaaaatataagagcctgctggatcaggccagtggcctgtctagcctaacatcctgttgtcacattggccaaccagatgcctatgggaagcaggcAAGCAGAAGAACAGCCTTCTCCCTgtttgtgattcccagtaactgacattcagaggcatattgtttCCAACAGTGGGGACAGAACATAGCACAGGAACACAAGACGTTGCCTTATACCGAGgcagaccattgacccatctatctcagtattgtctgcactggctggcagtggctctccagggtttcaggaaagagCCTCTCCCATCAGGAGGTGCTTGGGGGTTGAACCCGGGATCTTCCCCATGCAAAAcagaagctctaccactgagctgcagcccttcagaacAAACGCCCAGTAAAGCAAGTAATATGGAAGCATTCCAGGATCAGGACTGTCCATTGGTTAAGTAGGGATGTTGGGACAAGATGTCTACTGCTGTTTGACGTTAGGTATCTTTATAATTGCGGTCTGATATGCAACATGTTAACAACCTTGTTTATCATTCCATCAACCTGTCTGGTAGGTCCTTATTATTTCCAGGTGAGAAATTGAGAGAGCGTGCCAGCACATTGCTGCCTCAGAACCCAGTTTGCCCAGCGCTCTTTGATTACCTGTAAGTCTCTCCATTTAAAATCCACATAAATGGTTAAaacactgttctcacagtggccaaccagatgcccatggaaagcctgAAAGAAGGCTCTGAGCAGAAGACCACTGCTCTCCCcatttgcgattcccagcaactattCTCATT is a window from the Lacerta agilis isolate rLacAgi1 chromosome 8, rLacAgi1.pri, whole genome shotgun sequence genome containing:
- the LOC117051557 gene encoding kallikrein-14-like isoform X2, with the protein product MKLLVFGLLLMSSGAFAQPGTADRIIGGYVCPQQSRPYQAAIVTGRRGNWNIYCGGSLVHPCWVLSAAHCRPRPGMKVCLGKHNLKRVEQGEQCLDIGEVKVYPGYNRRQNDKDFMLLRLRPCARLSETVRTINLPTGSPNDGSLCSVSGWGTIKSPQAQLPAQLQCADVNVVPTPQCNMAYRGAITPYMVCAGVQEGGTDSCQGDSGGPLTCGGQLEGVVSWGTQVCAQRGNPGVYAKVCCVVPWIRETINQNS
- the LOC117051557 gene encoding kallikrein-14-like isoform X1 → MKLLVFGLLLMSSGVAAFAQPGTADRIIGGYVCPQQSRPYQAAIVTGRRGNWNIYCGGSLVHPCWVLSAAHCRPRPGMKVCLGKHNLKRVEQGEQCLDIGEVKVYPGYNRRQNDKDFMLLRLRPCARLSETVRTINLPTGSPNDGSLCSVSGWGTIKSPQAQLPAQLQCADVNVVPTPQCNMAYRGAITPYMVCAGVQEGGTDSCQGDSGGPLTCGGQLEGVVSWGTQVCAQRGNPGVYAKVCCVVPWIRETINQNS